Genomic DNA from Desulfonema ishimotonii:
GACGGAATATCGAACCCGCCACCGGCATCCACGGCCCGGAACAGCTCCCGGACCGCCTGCCACACATCCCCGTCACTTCGGAATTCCCGGTTCATCACGTCGGCAATCAGCCGTTGCAGAATATCGCGGGGCAGAAGCTCCTCCCTGGAATCTTCGCAGAACCAGATAAAAATCAGCCGGTCGAGAAGTTTCTGCGTGACCGTGACCCGTTCCTCACGCTTCTCAGCTTTGGCGTAATCGGGGTTGTGCGCCGCAATCTCGTTAAACAGGTCAATCCGCAACTGGTAATATTTTCTGTAAAACTCCTTTTCAACCTGCTGTTCATCAACCCCCTGCCGGGCCAGCATCTTCTCCGTCTCAGAAATCCCATCCGGGGCCAGCAGCCGGTCTTTCCGCAGGATTGCCAGAAATTTGATCAGCTCGTTTTCATCCAGAAGCGAGGCCTTTTTATCTTTCAGTCCGTCGGGAACAACCAGATAAAAGGTCTGCTTTTTCAGCCGCCGTTTTGCGACATTGTACAGACTGATCTCGTTAAAATTGGTGACGATGCCCCATCTGGCCCGGTCTCGCTCCAGATAGTCCCACAACTGGTCGGAGGCCTCATCCAGTTTCCGGGTATTCGGCGCTTTGAACTCCACCACAACCAGGTCGTCATCCCCTGCCTTCTTTTTCCGGGAATAAAAACCGAGCGTACAATCCGCCTTGCCGGTTCCGCCGCCGCGCCCGGCCTTTCTGACGCGCTTCTGCCGAAAGACGTTGTAGACAGACGGGCTGTCATCCTTGAGCGCGTACCCCAGCAAATCCCGGAACACATCCTTTTCAAAACCGGGCCAGTCCCGTTCCTCGCTGTCCGCTTTCGGGTCAAAGTTATCCACATATTCAATGCGCTTTCGGATGATATCCCGGCAGGCTGTGAGGGCGGCATCATCGACACCAAGTTCGGCTCTGAGCTGATCTTTCTGCTTCCGAAAAAAGCTGTCTGTAAAGAGGTTCTGCACGATATCATCCTTTTTGAATATGAATTGAATTCCCGGTACAGGTTGCGTAAAATTCAGGTGGGCACAAAAAAACCACATTCTATCCGTAGCCGTAGGGTGGGCACAACGCTTTATCGTGCCCACCGCAATTCACCCCTGTCATGCCATAAAAATACCGATATTTGCGGCGGATCTGCCGAAAACCGGTGGGCACAGAAAAACGTGCCCACCCTACATTCATCCTTGGTCGTAGGGTGGGAACAACGCCTCACTGTGCCCACCGGGTTTCAGGAAACCGGTGGGCACGAAAAAAAATGTGTCCCCGCCGAAGCCATGTCCGCATCACTGCGGACGTGAGCGCTGATTACTCCGTCACCGACCGTTTCCGGGGCAGCACCAGGTTCAGGAAAACGCCCAGCAGTCCGGCCAGACCGATGCCTTTGATGCTGAAGCCTCCGGCGGAAAAGGTCATGCCACCGATCCCGAAAACGAGAATCAGGGAGACAATGCACATGTTCCGGGGTTCCATCAGATCCTGACCGGCCCTGACCAGACTGTTCAGGCCCACCACCATGATTGTCCCGAACAGCAGGAGCATAATGCCGCCCATGACCGGAGTGGGGATGGTCTGGAGCAGTGCGCCCATCTTGCCCACAAAGGCGAGGGCAATGGCGAAAATGGCGGCCCACGTCATAATGGCCGGATTGAAGATCCTGATCAGGGCCACGGCGCCGGTGACTTCCGAATAGGTGGTGTTGGGCGGCCCGCCCAGAAACGACGCCAGCGAGGTGGCGAGACCGTCGCCCATCATGGTCCGGTGAATGCCGGGGTCTTCCAAATAATTCTTTCCCGCAACGGAGCTGATGGCCAGCACATCGCCGAAATGCTCAATGGCCGGGGCAATGGCCACCGGCACGATAAAGATCACCGCCTGAAAGTTCCATTCCGGGAAGGTGAAGGCAGGGATGGCCAGCCACGGCGCGCTGAGTACCGCATCGAATTTCACAAGGCCCAGGGGCAGGCAGAGCAGGTAGCCCGCGATAATGCCCGACAGGATGGGGATCAGGCGCAGCATTCCTTTGCCCAGCAGGGAGACGAGAATCGTCGTCCCCAGGGAGACCATCGACACCAACAGGGCCGTATTCTCCGGAACCAGGACCGCAGCACCGTCACCGGTTTTGCCCATTGCCATGTTGACGGCCACCGGGGCCAGAATCAGGCCGATCACCATAATCACCGGTCCCGTGACAACGGGCGGCAGCACCCGGACCACGATATCGGTTCCCCGCCACCGGATCAGCAGGCTTAAAATGACATAAAAAAGACCGGCTGCCGCCAGTCCGCACATGGTTGAGGGAATGCCCCAGGTCTGCACCCCGTAGATAATGGGCGCAATAAAGGCGAAGGAAGAGGCGAGAAATATGGGGATTTTCCGTTTGGTAATCACCTGAAAGACCAGGGTTCCGGCCCCGGCCGTGAACAGCGCCACATTCGGGTTGAGACCGGTGAGCAGGGGCACCAGAACCAGCGCACCGAATGCGACGAACAGCATCTGCGCCCCGATCAGCGCGTCTCTGAGCCTGAACTGATATTCCGTGGATGAGATGTCTCCAGACATAAAAAAAATACTCCTGTTTGATTTCTTCCTGTGAATACGCCTGCGGGATGCGCCGAATCCGGTCTTCTGAGCGCGTTGGGTCGTCAGGAACAGGCCACCACAGACGTATTCGGGGCGTTTTGCGAAATATACTCAGCGCCGCCACAATCTGCGTTTTTGTCATTCCGAACGGATGTGAGGAATCTCAGGATTTTTCCCTTCGGTCAAAATGACAACAGCTTAGAAGCTGTTTTAAAAATCCCTTCGGAGTGCAAAAGTCAGCCCCCGAAGGGGGGCGTACTTTTGCAAAACGTGCGAAAAACCGGCCTCCGGCCTTAATTCTCGCACTCCGTTTCCGAGTCGCCGGTATTTTTAAAACAGCTTCTGAAACCACCCCTGTGGAACGGTCGTTACGTCCCCGGCCTCCTGGATTTTACGCCACATATCCGGCTGGAATACAACCGTTTTGAAACGGGCGGCGTATCTGTGCCGAACGCCTTTTTTACGGGAAAACAGCGGTGCGCCCCGGCGCTGTTCAGATCCGTGGCGGAAGGCGGCGCCGCCGTGAGAGCGCATCGCCCGGCTACTTGGTGCCGAAAATCTTGTCGCCCGCATCCCCCAGCCCCGGCAGGATGTAGCCGATGTCGTTCAGCTTCTCATCCACTGCGGCCACATAGATATCCACGTCCGGGTGGGTCTCCTCAATCCGTCTGATGCCCTCCGGGGCTGCGACCAGGAAGAGCCCCTTGATATGTTTGCATCCGGCCTCTTTGAGCAGGTCAATGGTCGCCACCAGGGTGCCGCCGGTGGCGAGCATGGGGTCGAGAATCAGGGCTATCCGCTCCTCCATCTGGCTGGTCAGCTTGACGAAATAGCGCACCGGCTCCAGCGTCTCCTCATTCCGGTAAAGCCCCACCACACTGATCTTGGCCGATGGAATCAGGTCGATGACGCCGTCCATCATGCCGAGGCCTGCCCGCAGGATCGGAACGATGGTGATCTTTTTGCCCTTGATCATCTCCACCGGAACCGGACCGGCCCACCCTTCGATCTCCACCGCCTCGGTTTCCAGATCTTTTGTGGCCTCATAGGTCAGCAACCGGGCGATTTCTGACGAGAGATCC
This window encodes:
- a CDS encoding uracil-xanthine permease family protein gives rise to the protein MSGDISSTEYQFRLRDALIGAQMLFVAFGALVLVPLLTGLNPNVALFTAGAGTLVFQVITKRKIPIFLASSFAFIAPIIYGVQTWGIPSTMCGLAAAGLFYVILSLLIRWRGTDIVVRVLPPVVTGPVIMVIGLILAPVAVNMAMGKTGDGAAVLVPENTALLVSMVSLGTTILVSLLGKGMLRLIPILSGIIAGYLLCLPLGLVKFDAVLSAPWLAIPAFTFPEWNFQAVIFIVPVAIAPAIEHFGDVLAISSVAGKNYLEDPGIHRTMMGDGLATSLASFLGGPPNTTYSEVTGAVALIRIFNPAIMTWAAIFAIALAFVGKMGALLQTIPTPVMGGIMLLLFGTIMVVGLNSLVRAGQDLMEPRNMCIVSLILVFGIGGMTFSAGGFSIKGIGLAGLLGVFLNLVLPRKRSVTE
- the upp gene encoding uracil phosphoribosyltransferase, with protein sequence MSVTVANHPLIKHKLALLRKNDISTKDFRDLSSEIARLLTYEATKDLETEAVEIEGWAGPVPVEMIKGKKITIVPILRAGLGMMDGVIDLIPSAKISVVGLYRNEETLEPVRYFVKLTSQMEERIALILDPMLATGGTLVATIDLLKEAGCKHIKGLFLVAAPEGIRRIEETHPDVDIYVAAVDEKLNDIGYILPGLGDAGDKIFGTK